From the genome of Candidatus Electrothrix communis, one region includes:
- a CDS encoding pseudouridine synthase, producing the protein MAERIQKIIAHAGICSRRKAEEYIAEGRVKVDGKPITQPGLKVDPEQVIITVDGKPLKEEKKFYILLHKPRGYVTTMSDPQGRPIVTDLLPEIQERLFPVGRLDLDSEGALLLTNDGALANQVIHPRFEVNKTYEATVRDLPKKSDLQRLEQGIVLDGKKTWPARLRVLKKKKDVTVIEIIIHEGKKRQVRKMFQAIGHPVIRLKRTAYGRLRLENLPEGRYRFLDKIDVKKLFCKKN; encoded by the coding sequence ATGGCGGAAAGAATACAAAAAATTATAGCCCATGCCGGAATTTGTTCCCGGCGTAAGGCGGAAGAATATATCGCTGAAGGCAGGGTCAAGGTTGACGGCAAGCCAATCACCCAACCGGGGCTCAAGGTTGATCCTGAGCAGGTCATCATCACCGTGGATGGCAAACCCTTAAAGGAAGAAAAAAAATTTTACATCCTCCTTCATAAACCGAGGGGCTATGTCACCACCATGTCCGACCCCCAAGGCCGCCCCATCGTTACGGATCTGCTCCCGGAAATCCAGGAACGTCTTTTTCCGGTGGGTCGGCTTGATCTGGACAGCGAAGGCGCCTTGCTTCTGACCAATGACGGGGCCTTGGCCAACCAGGTCATCCACCCTCGTTTCGAGGTCAATAAAACCTACGAAGCAACCGTACGAGACCTACCGAAAAAATCCGATCTCCAGAGACTTGAACAAGGAATTGTACTGGACGGTAAAAAAACTTGGCCCGCCCGGCTCCGTGTGCTCAAAAAAAAGAAAGATGTTACTGTCATTGAGATAATAATCCATGAAGGGAAGAAAAGACAGGTACGAAAGATGTTCCAAGCGATCGGTCATCCGGTTATTCGTTTAAAACGAACGGCCTACGGCAGGTTGCGACTAGAAAACCTACCAGAGGGAAGATACCGTTTTTTGGACAAAATTGATGTAAAAAAACTTTTTTGTAAAAAAAATTAA
- the argF gene encoding ornithine carbamoyltransferase, producing MTTHLLTLQDFTQIQLQAFLDRAAVLKKEKQNGLRHQQLSGRKICMLFEKPSTRTRVSFEAAMYEMGGQVIFMSAKESQLGRGEPLKDTARVLARYVDALVVRTFGQNVVEELAHFSAVPVINALTDQHHPCQILSDIMTVIEQKGDPSALKITWIGDGNNMANSWIQAASVLGFSLTLACPTGYDPDPAILKTAQQQAEKPITVLRDPVEAIQDADVVNVDVWASMGQEDEAEKRLAVFQPYQLNKALLKHAAADAVVLHCLPAHRDEEITEEILEGSQCVAFDQAENKMHMHKAILEYLINGMV from the coding sequence ATGACTACCCACTTATTAACGCTCCAGGACTTTACCCAAATACAGCTGCAGGCCTTTCTTGACCGGGCAGCAGTACTGAAAAAAGAAAAACAAAACGGTCTGCGGCATCAGCAGCTTTCCGGAAGAAAGATATGCATGCTGTTTGAAAAGCCCTCAACAAGAACCAGAGTATCCTTTGAAGCGGCTATGTACGAGATGGGCGGTCAAGTTATCTTTATGTCGGCCAAAGAAAGCCAGTTAGGACGAGGGGAACCCCTCAAAGATACGGCCCGGGTCTTGGCCCGTTATGTTGATGCCCTTGTGGTCCGTACCTTCGGCCAGAACGTCGTGGAAGAACTAGCTCATTTTTCAGCTGTCCCGGTGATCAATGCGCTCACTGATCAACACCACCCCTGTCAGATTCTCAGCGATATCATGACAGTGATTGAGCAAAAAGGCGATCCGAGTGCGTTAAAAATTACCTGGATCGGAGATGGCAATAATATGGCCAATTCCTGGATCCAGGCAGCCTCAGTCCTCGGTTTTTCTTTGACCCTTGCCTGCCCGACAGGGTATGATCCTGACCCGGCAATCCTCAAAACAGCGCAACAGCAGGCGGAAAAGCCGATTACGGTTTTGCGAGATCCTGTGGAGGCGATACAGGACGCTGATGTGGTGAATGTTGATGTCTGGGCATCTATGGGCCAGGAAGACGAGGCGGAAAAACGACTGGCTGTTTTTCAGCCCTATCAACTGAATAAGGCCCTGCTCAAGCATGCAGCAGCTGATGCTGTTGTTCTCCACTGCCTCCCTGCCCATAGAGATGAAGAAATCACCGAAGAAATCCTGGAAGGCTCGCAATGCGTCGCCTTTGATCAGGCTGAAAACAAGATGCACATGCATAAGGCAATCTTGGAATATTTAATTAACGGGATGGTGTGA
- the rimO gene encoding 30S ribosomal protein S12 methylthiotransferase RimO — protein sequence MQKKMHLTSLGCAKNLVDSEMMLGSLELEGYTTVEDPAEAELLLINTCGFIRPAVEEAVDEILRLAEYKQKDPTKKLVVTGCMVQRYGKDLQEELPEVDFFVGIDEEKEIASLVKGWSPASSSLFPQGPSCFLADSTVPRRLATPFFRSYLKITEGCDNRCTYCMIPAIRGDLRSRSVQDLIIEAKGLEQGGVKELSLIAQDLTAYGDDFDDLEAGHNLISLLKKLLAETDIPWFRLLYLYPSSVSSELLELMAEQPRILPYLDIPFQHVSDQVLQKMGRRYGQQDLEQLITMIRRVLPNCALRTTMMVGFPRETEDDVQKLLDCLQRWQLDHVGVFPYEAEQGSIAADLPEKVDREIREERFARVMELQAEISAQRLQQYVGKKEVVLVEGVSQETELLLEGRTRYQAPDIDGCVFINDGTASPGDILTVEITEAHTYDLVGGIIR from the coding sequence ATGCAGAAGAAAATGCACCTGACAAGCCTCGGTTGCGCAAAGAACCTGGTCGATTCTGAGATGATGCTCGGTTCCCTTGAGCTCGAAGGATATACTACCGTGGAGGACCCGGCTGAGGCGGAATTACTCCTGATTAATACCTGCGGATTTATTCGTCCGGCAGTGGAAGAGGCTGTGGATGAAATTCTCCGCCTTGCCGAATATAAGCAGAAGGATCCGACGAAAAAATTGGTGGTCACCGGGTGCATGGTCCAGCGTTACGGTAAAGATTTGCAGGAGGAGCTTCCTGAAGTGGATTTCTTTGTCGGGATTGACGAAGAAAAGGAGATTGCCTCCTTGGTCAAAGGCTGGTCTCCGGCCAGTTCGTCTTTATTCCCCCAGGGGCCTTCCTGCTTTCTTGCCGACAGCACTGTGCCGCGAAGATTGGCAACTCCGTTTTTTCGCAGTTATCTCAAAATTACCGAGGGCTGTGATAATCGCTGTACCTACTGCATGATTCCGGCGATACGAGGCGATCTACGCAGCAGATCTGTTCAGGATTTGATCATCGAGGCCAAGGGCTTGGAGCAGGGCGGGGTAAAGGAGCTTTCCCTGATTGCCCAGGATTTAACCGCCTACGGTGATGATTTTGATGATCTCGAAGCAGGCCATAACCTTATCTCGCTACTCAAGAAACTTCTTGCTGAGACTGATATCCCCTGGTTTCGCTTGCTCTATCTCTATCCCTCTTCGGTTTCCTCGGAGCTTCTTGAGTTGATGGCTGAGCAGCCTCGTATCCTTCCCTACCTGGATATTCCTTTTCAGCATGTCAGTGATCAGGTCCTGCAAAAGATGGGGCGTCGTTACGGGCAACAGGATTTGGAGCAGCTCATCACCATGATTCGTCGGGTTTTGCCCAACTGTGCCCTGCGGACCACTATGATGGTCGGTTTTCCCAGAGAAACAGAAGATGATGTGCAGAAGCTGCTTGATTGTCTGCAAAGATGGCAATTGGATCATGTGGGCGTTTTCCCCTACGAGGCTGAGCAGGGATCAATCGCAGCTGATTTGCCGGAAAAGGTGGACAGGGAAATTCGAGAGGAGCGTTTTGCCCGAGTTATGGAATTGCAGGCAGAAATAAGTGCGCAACGTTTGCAACAGTATGTAGGAAAAAAAGAGGTTGTTCTCGTGGAGGGGGTGAGTCAGGAAACAGAGCTGTTATTGGAAGGACGAACTCGGTATCAGGCTCCAGATATTGACGGCTGTGTCTTTATTAACGACGGAACAGCAAGCCCCGGTGATATTCTGACAGTAGAAATCACCGAGGCTCATACTTACGATCTGGTAGGCGGAATTATCCGCTAA
- a CDS encoding HU family DNA-binding protein, whose protein sequence is MNKSELIEALAEKIELPVRETAAITKTIIDAMSNALVEGDSIEIRGFGSFTVKQYGAYTGRNPKSGEKISVAPKKLPFFKVGKDLRERVDAEAKPQSKKKKK, encoded by the coding sequence ATGAATAAATCGGAACTTATTGAAGCATTAGCCGAAAAAATTGAGCTGCCTGTACGCGAAACTGCCGCTATCACCAAGACCATCATTGATGCAATGAGCAATGCCTTGGTTGAGGGAGATTCCATTGAAATACGTGGATTCGGAAGTTTTACAGTAAAGCAGTACGGGGCCTACACAGGTCGTAACCCGAAATCAGGAGAAAAAATCAGCGTTGCCCCGAAAAAGCTTCCCTTTTTCAAGGTGGGCAAGGATCTGAGAGAACGAGTGGATGCAGAAGCAAAGCCGCAGAGCAAGAAAAAGAAAAAATAA